The nucleotide window CCTTGCTGGTCTCTCCCACCCCGCTAGTGGTCCAGACGGCTGCCCTCGTAGTCCCCACCGCCTTGGTCCCGGTTGCCGTCTCGCCGGTAGTCGAGGCTCCTCAGACGACCGCGCCGCAGACCGCTGCGGCCCCCCACGCCACGGCGCAGCTCGAAGCGGCCCGGTCTGTGCTGGATAAAGGAACTGTCGGCGAGGGCAGGACCCAGGACCCGGCCGACACCAAGGGCGTCTGGGACGCCTTCTGGTCACGCAGCCGCTTCTCAGCCGCGCCCTCTGACGGAGCCCTGACGCCGGGAGCGGACTCGAAGCCCGTCCCGCTGGCCGCAGCCCAGCCCGCTCCGGCGTCGAAAGCCGTGGTGCCCGGCCCGGCTCAGGAAGGCTCCCAGACCCGCGGCTGGCTGCGCAAGCTCGCCGCCCCGTTGTCTTTGGCCGCGCTCTGGGGCGCGGCGCGCTTCACCTTGCCCTCGCGGCTGCCCGGCTTCTGGGCGAAGGCCGCGCCCTACATGAGCGGCGCGGGCATCCTGCTGGCCGCCTACGCGGTCAACGGGCTGGCTCAGCGCGGGGTCGGGTCCTTGGCCAAGCGTCTGGACTGGAAGCCCGGAACCGTGACGGCGGCGCGCCTGGGCACCAGCGTGGCGGTTTATGCGGTAGGCGGGGCCGTGGCCCTGCACGCGGCCGGGGTCTCCACCGCGGCGCTGCTGGCCACCTTCGGCATCGGCGGCGTGGCCATGAGCATGGCGGCCAAGGATTTCATCGGCAACTTCCTGGAAGGCGTGAAGATGCTGGCCAACCATCCCTTCGTCGTCGGAGACCGCGTCAAGATCGGCGCCCAGGAGTACACGGTCAAGGACATGGACCTGCGCTACCTCTCGCTGGCCCGGCCTGACGGCGGCGTCACGCTGATGACCTACGCCCAGCTCGCGGAGAAGACCGTGACCATCTTCCGGGAGTACGCCCAGCGCGGCCAGCCGGGAGCCTCGAGCCTGGGCTCGCTCTGGACTTCGATGGGGCGCCTGGCCCGCGGCGTGCCGCGCCCCAGTCTGCTGAAGGCCTCCCTTTGGACCGCGCTGGGCCTGGGCCTGGCCGTGGCCCTGCCCCTGCTCCCTGCCTTGCTGCCCGTGCAGGCCCTGACCGCCTGGGCTTGGCTGCCCTACGCCAAGGGTGCGGCCGCCATGGTCGCGGCGCACTTCCTGGAGAGGGGCGCGGTGGGCTTCATCCGCCGCGCGGCCGAGGACCAGGGCTGGCAGCCGCAGAGCGCGGTGATCCTCAAGCTCGCGGTCCAGACAGGGATCTATCTGGTGGGCGGAACCGTGGCCTTGCGCTTTTTCGGCATGACTTGGTCGGCCCTGCTCAAGAGCCTGGGCGCGACCTCCATCGCGGTGGGCTGGGCCTCCGCGGACCTCATCGGCAACCTCATCCAGGGCTTCTGGATCCTGGCCACACACCCCTTCGCCATCGGCGACCAGATCGAAGTGGGCGCAGTGTCGGGCACGGTCGCGGATATGAACCTGAGCTACGTCGTCCTCGAGCATGCGGACATGAGTCATACCTTGGTTCCTTACGCGGTCCTCAAGGCCTCCCCCTTCACCGTCCTCTCCAAGGCGCCGGACCCCGCCCAGTGAGCTCCCCCAAGACCCGCAGGAATGACCTGCGCAACATCGCGATCATCGCGCACGTGGACCACGGCAAGACCACGCTGGTCGACGCCCTGCTCAAGCAGACCGGGGGCTTCAAGGTAAAAGCCGACGCGGCCCAGGAGCAGGTGCTCGACTCCAACGAGCTCGAGCGCGAGCGCGGCATCACCATCCTGGCCAAGAACACCTCGGTGGTGTACGGGGACGTGACCATCAACATCGTGGACACCCCCGGCCACGCGGATTTCGGCTCCGAGGTGGAGCGCATCCTCAAGATGGTCGACGGGGCCCTCCTACTGGTCGACGCGGTCGAGGGGCCCATGCCGCAGACGCGCTTCGTGCTGCGCAAGGCCCTGGCCTTGGGCCTGCACCCGATCGTGGTCATCAATAAAATGGACCGCGAGCACGCCAAGCCCAACGAGGCTTTGGACCGGGTCTTCAGCCTGTTCATCGACCTGGGCGCCACGGACCCGCAGATGGACTTCCCGGTGGTCTACGCCTCGGGACGCGAGGGCTGGGCCAGCCTCACCACCACGCCCGGCAGGGACGTGACTCCTCTGCTGGACACCATCCTCAAGGCCGTCCCCGCGCCCGCCGTGGACCCGGACCGGCCCCTGCAGATGCTGGTGACCATGCTGGACTACAACAACTACGTGGGCCGCATCGGCATCGGCCGGGTGGTCAACGGCCGGATCGTCAAGGGCACGCCGGTGGGCCTCATCAAGCCGACCGGAGAGTCGTTCACCGGCAAGGTGGCCCGCCTGGAGCGCTTCTACGGGCTGGAACGGCGCGAGGTGGACTTCGCCAGCGCGGGCGACGTGGTGGCCGTGGCGGGCCTGCCTGAGATCCACGTGGGCGACACGGTGACCTCGGCCGAGCATCCCGAGGCTCTGCCGCCGCTGGAGATCGACGAGCCGACCCTGTCCATGGAGATCATGGTCAACAACAGCCCGTTCGCGGGCCGCGAGGGCAAGTTCGTGACCGGGCGGCACCTGCGCGACCGGCTGCTGCGCGAGAAGGAGATCAACGTGGGCCTGCGCGTGGAGGCCCTGGAGGGCGAGGGGCATTTCAAGATCTCCGGCCGGGGCGAGTTGCACCTCTCCATCCTCATCGAGACCATGCGCCGCGAGGGCTACGAGCTGGCCGTGGCCAGGCCCGAGGTGATCTTCAAGGACTCCCCCCAGGGCCTGCTGGAGCCGATGGAATACCTGGTCGTCGACATCCCGAGCGACTATCAGGGCACGGTCATCGAGTCCATGGGCCGGCGCAACGCCAAGATGGTGAACATGGCTCCGGAAGGCACGACCCGCACCCGCCTGGAGTACGAGATCGCGTCCCGGGCCTTGATGGGCTTCAAGTCGGAGCTGATGACCACCACCCGGGGCATGGGCCTGATGCACCACGCCTTCCATGGCTACGGCCCCAAGGGGCCGGACCCGGGGCTGCGCTCGCAGGGGGTCTTCGTGGCCAAGGAGACGGGCCGCACCACGGGCTACGCCCTGGCCAGCCTGCAGGAGCACGCCCAGATGTTCCTGGGCCCGGGCGTGGACGTCTACGAGGGGATGGTGGTGGGCCTGGCGGACACGGACAACGATTTCGTGGTCAACCCGTGCAAGGCCAAGGCCATGAGCAACATGCGCTCCAAGGCCAGCGACGAGGCCATAGACCTGACCCCTCCGCGCATCATGACCCTGGAGCAGTCGCTGGAGTTCATCGACGATACGGAGCTGGTGGAAGCCACGCCGCAGAGCATCCGGCTGCGCAAGAAGATCATGAACGCCAGCTTCCGCAAGCGCGACGACAAGCGGCGCGAGGGAGCGGCGGACTAGCCGCGGCCATGCCGACGTCCGAGATGTCTTTCTCGTCCCAGGACTCCGACGAGGAGTGGGTCGATGGCCTCAAGGTCCCGGTCCGGCGCAAATACGCCAAGCGAATCGTGCGGGGCCGCGCCGTGGAGACGGCGCCGCGCCGCGCCGGCTCTGCGGCTACCGGATGAGCGCGCTGGCCTTCGGCGGGAACACGCGCGAGCGCTCGCCGGTCTGCGTGGGAGATCGGGTCCGGGTCGCCGGCGACGTCATCGTGGGGCGCTGCGTGCGGCGCAACCGGCTCATCCGCTCGGCGCCCAATTCGCGCGACCCTCTGCTGCACGTGATCGCGGCGAACATCGACTGCCTGGTGGTGGTGGCGGCGGCGCGCGAGCCGGACTTCTCGGCCGGGATCGTGGACCGGTTCCTGGTGGCGGCCTCGTCGCAGGGCATCGCTCCGGTGCTCTGCGTCAATAAGCTGGACCTGATCAAGCCCGGGGCCAAGAAGGCCTGGTCGCACTATCCGGCGGCGGGCGTGGCCCTGGTGGAGTGCAGCGCGCGCAGCGGGGCGGGGGCGCAGGAACTAGCCGCGCTCCTGCGCGGCAAGACCGCGGCCTTCTGCGGGCATTCGGGGGTGGGCAAGACCTCGCTCCTGCGGCGGCTGCTGGGCGACGAGGGTTTCGGCCGGGTCGGCGAGCTTTCCGGGACCTCGAACATGGGCCGCCACACCACGAGCGGGGCCGTGCTGCTGCCCGCCGCCGACGGCTCGGTCTGGATAGACACCCCCGGCATCATGAACTTCGCTTTGGTGGACGTCGACCGGGCCGGCTTGCTCCAGCATTTCCCGGAGCTCGCCAAAGCCGCGGCAGGTTGTCCCGAGGGCTGTCTCCACGACGCGGAGCCGGGGTGCGCGTTGGCCGGCTTGCCGCGTTTGCGCAGCTACCGGCAGATCCTGGGCTCGCTGTAAGGATGCGGCTGCGCCGTCAGTCGCCGCCTTTGCCGCCGCCGCCTCTGCGGTCGTGGCCTTTCTGATGCATCCCGCCGCCGAACCCGCCTTTCTTATCGGAGGAGCCGCCGTAGCCTCCGCCGCGGCCGCCATAGCCGCTTGCGCCGCCGCCGTCGAATCCGCGGAACCCTCTCTGGGGCTTCTCCGGCATGGGCTTGGCTTCGTTGACGACGATCTGTTTGTCTCCGACGGTGGAGTTGTGGAACTTCTTGATGGCTTCCTGGGCTTCCTCGTGCGTGGACATCTCCACGAAGCCGAAGCCGCGTGATTGGCCGGTCCTTTTCTCCTTCATGACTTCGGCGCTGGCGACGGTGCCGCAGGCCGCGAACAGCGCGTTGAGCTGGACGTCGGTGAATCCGGTCGGCAGGCTTCCGACGTAGAGTTTTTTTCCCATTCTTCCCCCCTGCGGCGAGTCTTGGTCATATTATGCCACATACGGCGAGGCGCGGGGCGGCTGGTCTTGCGGAAAATGTATCATTAGGAGCCGAGCCCGAAGCTCTCGGGAGGATTGATATGAAATTCAACAACTTCGACGAACTGGTCCGGCTGGTCAAGGGCAGGCCCAACCGCATCGTCTCCCCCGGCGCCGGCACCCCGGAGGTCATCGAAGCCATCAAAATCGCCGACGACTACGGCCTCATCTCCGGCGGCGTCCTCATCGGCGACACCGCCCGGATCAAGGCCTTGGCCGCCGAGGCCCGGCTCGACCTGAACAGGTTCGAGCTCTGCGACTGCCCGGACCAAGCCCAGATGTGCAAGGCCGCCGTCGGCTTCATCAGGGAGGGCAAGGGAGACATCCTGGTCAAAGGCCACGTCGACTCGGCCCTCTACGTCAAGGCCATCATGAGCAAGGAAGCCAGGCTCATGCTGCCCGGAACCACCCTCTCCCACTTCGCCCTCTTCGAGACCGCCCGCTACCACAAGCTCTTCGGCATCGCCGACTCCGCCGTCCTCATCGCTCCCAACCTCGAGCGCAAGCGCAAGATCATCCAGAACTCCGTCGACATCATGCGCGCCTGCGGCGTGGAAAAGCCCAAGGTCGCCGTCATCTGCCCCGTGGAGAAGGTCAATCCCGCCCTGCCCAGCACCGTGGACGCCGCGGAACTGGCCAAGATGAGCCAGGACGGCCGCATCCGGAACGCCGTGGTGGAAGGGCCCTACGACCTCTACATCGCCCTTTCCCGCAAGCTCGCCGACCAGAAGGGCGTCCAGGGCGGCCAGGTCCCGGGCGAGGCGGACATCCTGCTCCTGCCCAACCTGGAGTCGTGCAACCCTCTCTACAAGGCCCTCAACTTCTTCGCCGAAGGCGTCAAACAAGGCGGCTTCGTGGCCGGGGCCGCCGTGCCGGTGCTGCTGCCCTCGCGCACCGACCCGCCTTCCACCAAAGCGCTCTCCATCGCGCTGGCCTCATTCTTGAAGGATCAGAAGAAAGCCGAAGGAGCTGACCATGAGCAACCCCGATAGCGGCGGACCCAGCCTGCAGGAACGCTACGCCCCCAACGGCACCTGCTTCGGCTGCGGCCCCGCCAACCCCGACGGCCTGCGCATCCAGAGCCGCCTCAGCGGCGACGCCGTGGTGGCCGAATGGCGCGCCAAGCCCGAGCACGAAGCCTTCCCGGGCTTTCTCAACGGCGGCATAGCCGGAGCCCTGCTCGACTGCCACTCCAACTGGGCCGCCACCCACCACCTCATGGTCTCGGGAAAGCTCGACGCCCCGCCCTGCACCGTCACGGCCGAGTACCACGTCCGGTTCAAGCGGCCCATCCCCACGAGCGGGCCCATCATCCTCTCGGCTCGGGTGGTCGAGGCCGCAACGGACCGCGCCACCACCGAGGCCACCCTCGAAGCCGGCGGCCAAATCTGCGCCACCTGCCGCGGCGCATTCGTGGCGGTCAAGCCCGGACACCCGGCCTATCACCGGTGGTGATGCCGGTCTAGAGCTCGCTTTCCAGGGCGTCGGCCACGGCCTGCAGGATCTTGATCCGGGCCCAGCGCTTATCGTTGGCCTCGACCAGCACCCACGGCGCGTGCTCCGTGCTGGTGCGCTCGATCATCTCGCAGGCCGCCGCCTCGTAAGCGTCCCACTTGGCCCGGTTGCGCCAGTCCTCCTCCGTGATCTTGTACTGCTTATAAGGAGTCACCTGCCGGTCCTTGAAGCGCTTGAGCTGCTCGTCGGCGGTCAGCGCCAGCCAGAACTTGCGCACGATGATCCCGGATTCCGCCATCTGCTCCTCGAAGGCGTTGATCTCCGCGAAGGCCCGCCGCCACTCCTGCGGCAGGGCGAAGCCCTCCACGCGCTCCACCAGCACCCGCCCGTACCAGCTCCGGTCGTAGAGCGTCACCCGCCCCACCCGCGGCAGGTCGCGCCAGAAGCGCCACAGATACGGCCGCGCCCTCTCCTCGTCGGAGGGCGCCGCCACCGAGTCCACTCGGAAGAGCCGCGCGTCCATGGCCTGGGTCAGCCTGCGGATCGCCCCCCCCTTGCCCGCCGCGTCCGCCCCCTCGAAGGCCAAGGTCAAGGAGCGCCCCTTCTTGCGCAGGCAGCGCGTGAGCGTCCCGATGCGGTTCTGCAGCCGTTCCAGCTTCTTGTCGAAAGCGGCCGGGTCGAGCTTCAGGTTCAGGTCCAGCTTGCGGATCACGCTGTTGGCCTTGGGCTTGGGATGGTCCGGCTTATGCTCCGGCTTGACCGCGCTGCGCGACTCCTCCAGGCGGCGCTCCAGAGCTTCGAGCACGAGACGCCCCGCCGTCAGGTTGCGGTAGCGCCGGTCCGTCGCCTCCACGATGTGCCAGGGAGCCTCCCCGGTCGAGGTCTTCATCAAAGAGTGCTCGCAGACCTCCCGGAACCTGTCGTAGCGCTTGTGGAACCTCCAGTCCTGCTTGGTCACCCGCCAGCGCGCGTCCGGGTCCGCCTCCAGCTTCTCGAAGCGCCGGCGCTGCTCGGACTTGGAGATGTGGAACCAGAGCTTGACCAGCAGCACCCCTTCGGCCACCAGCATGCGCTCGAACTCCATGACCTGGTCGAGGCGCTGGTCCAGTTCGGCCTGCCCCGTCTCCTTCATGACCCGGCTCACGATCGGCCCGGAGTACCAGGAGCTCAGCAGGACGGCGGCCTTGCGCTTGGGCGGCAGGATGCGCCAGAAGCGCCAGAAGAACGGCCGCTCGCGCTCCTCGTCGGTCGGGTCGCCCCAGGCGTGCACCGCCAGCCCGCGCGCGTCGAGCCATTCCAGGAGCTGGTTGGTGAACTCCGTCTTGCCCGCGCCTTCCACCCCCCCGATGAGCAGGACCAAGGAGAAATCTGATCCGGCCAGGGCCCGCTGGGCCTCCAGAAGGGCGGTGCGCAGCTTGGGCTCCTGGCGCTTGTAGTCCGCCTTCTCCAGGCGATTGCCGACTTCCGCAGTCTCGAACATTGGGATGCCTCCGATTAAGCTATGTTAAGAAAGCCGGACCCGGAAAGCAAGCTCTGCCTGGTCCGCATCATTCCAGCGCATCGCGAAGTTCGGCGAAGAGCCCGCTGGGAAGCTCCAGCATGGGCAGCGCGTAGAGGTCGCGCAGGTTCGGGACGCACCGCGCGTCGTCGAGCGGCCAGGAGACCGTCACCGAGCCCTGCCGGGCCTTTTTGGTCCCGCGCAGCTCCAGGACGCGGCGGTCCTCGGACACCTCCGCCTCCACCCCCCGCACCGCCGCCACGCGGCCCGCGCACTGCCGGCCAGAGCCGGGCAGGCCCTCCAAGGCAGGAAGGAAGAGCGTGCGGGGCCCGGCCCCCCGGGGCAGGCGTATGGGGAACTGCAAGGTCCCGGTCGCGGCAGGCAGCCTCCGGCGCAGGCCCGACATGAGGGACTCGTTGTCCCAGCAGCGCCTGCCGAAGCCGCCGTTGGGCACGCCGAAGCCCCGCGCCGGCAGGACTTCGCTGCCGGCGACCTCGGAGAACTCGTCGAGCCTCACGTAGGCGGGCAGGCGGAAGAGGAAGAAGTCGCGGCCCCGGCCCGCGACCCGCACCGGCCGCAGAGGGGCCAGAGCGGGCGAAAACGGCCGGCCCGGCTGCACCGCGATGAGCACGGGCCGTTCGCTCCGCGCCGGGGCCGCGCCCAGCACCGGGACATCGCGCAGGCACGGCGCGAAGAGCCACATGCCGTAGAGCAGGTCCACGTAGGCTCTCTGCCCGCCGGAGAGATAGCGGAACGCCGCGTTGCAGTCGTAGCCCTCCTCCGAGAGAGCGCGCGTCAAAGACTCCACCTCTCCCAGGTGCAGGGCGGCGTCGTTGCCTCCGGGCGAGCCGCGCGTGGCGGCGGCCAGAGACAGGAAAGCCGCCAGAGCGGGGGCCGCCCAGGGCATGCGGCCCAGGGGCTCCTGCAGGGCCCGGGCGCCCAGGACGCAGAGCAGGGGCAGTACCGGAGTGTAGTAGACCCATGACGTGTCGTGGCTGAAGAGCACGGGGAACAGCCCCAGAAGATAGGAGCCCGCGGCCCAGGCCAAAAAGCCGTCGCAAGGCTCCCGGTCGCGCCGGCGCCTGAGCAGCCAGACCAGAGCCATGAGGGCCGCGGCCACCAAGGCGAATCGCCCCGCGACCTCCGGCTGGAAGAGGCTGGGCGGCGGCTGCATGCGCATGCCCATGCGCGGGCCCAGCCCGAGGAAGGACAAGACGATGCCTAGGTTGATGCGCAGGGATCCGGCCGAGAAGATCTGCCAGCCGGCCGCCATCACCAAAGCCAGGCCGAGCAGGCCCAGACCGGCGCGAACTCGACTTCCGGGCCGCGCGCGCAATAGGAGGAACAGGGCCATGCCCGGCACGAAGAGCAAGGCCTCGGTGTGGGCCTGGCTCGCCAAAGAGAGGACGAAGGCCGCGCTCACGGCGGCAGCGGTGCGGCGCCGGCCGGAGGCCAGGAAAGCCGTCCCGGCGCACCAGACGAAGAGGCCCATGAGCGGCGCCACGAGCCCCGGGCTCCAGACCGGGTCAGCCATGAACCGGTCGAAGGCTAGCAGCCAGTACGCGGCCAGGGCCGCCAGGGCGACACCGCGGCCGGCGAGCCGCGCGCTGATCCGAAAGAGCAGCCAGGAGCTCAGGGCATAGAGGAGCGCGACCAGGCGCGGCAGCAGGCGCAGCGGCAGCCCGAGGCTCATCCACCAGGACAGGCAGCGCTGCCAGATGAAGCCGTGGAATAGGAGGTAGGACGAGGGGGGACCGAGGCCCGAGCAGCCTGAAGACGCGGCGCAGTCGCGCGCCGAAATGAGCTCGCGCATCGTGTCGGGGAGCACCGCCACGTCGTCGGGCGCCAGGCGCAGGGCCAGGAAAGCGGCGAAGGCCAAGACGGCCGCGGACAGGGCGTAGTCCGCGAGCCGACTGCGGAGGGGGCGGCTCGGCTGCGCGGGCGTCAAGGCCGCCATGGTGTCCGGGATTGTATTACATGGCGGCAGGGCTGTCCAGGACGGTCAGTAGATCCAGCCCGGCACGCCTTGCGGCCGCTCGCGCGGGGCCGGCCGCGTAGCCGGCAGTTCGATGGTGGGATAGGTCTCCTCGTTGATCCGGAGCTGCTCCTGCAGGGGCGAGGTGTCCTGGGCGGGCTGGCGCTGGCGGGCGCGGGCCGTGGGCGTGACGCCGCCGAAGCGGTAGGAGAAGGTGAAGCGCTGGGTGTCGCTCAGCGCGCCGCCCATGCCCCAGGCGTAGTCGAACACGACGCGGCCGCGCCAGCGCAGGCCGAAGCCCATGGTCAGGCCCAAAGAGTCGCGCAGGAACTGGTAGCCCATGCGCACGCCGAAGGACTTCTGCCAGAAATACTCCAGGCCGATGTCGGCCAGAGGCTGCTTCTCGTAGAGGCGGTATTCGCCGTCCGCGGCCGCGATGAAGTTGTGCACGGAGGGCACGCCGAACTGGTAGGCCAGTCCGCAGCGGGCGGTCAGGGGCAGGGGGTCGCCTTCGCTGACGAACTTCATCTTGGTGCCCATGTTGAGCATGGAGAGCCCGGCGCTCAGGCCCGCCTCGGGCGAGTGGGCGAGATAGCCGACGTCGGCCGCCACGGCCTGGGCGGAGTAGCCGCCCGCCAGGGCGGAGTGGATGTACTTGCCCGAGACGCCCATGAAGTGATTGACGCCGTAGCTGGCCTCCCCGACATCGATGGGAGTGCTGCCGACCCGCTCCGAATAGCCGAGCGTGCCCACGAAGTCGTTGCCCGCGCTCAGGCGCTGGGTGGCGCCCGCCGGGGAGCCGTCGGACTTGAGCTGGTTGTACTCGATGGTCCCGTCCTGGGCGAAGAGCAGGTTGGCTCCCACGCTGGTGTAGCCGTTGCCCGAGAACCCGGTGAAGGGCGTGGGGCCGGCATAGGCGATGTTCTCCACGGTCTGGTCGAAAGCCGAATCCGACTGGCCCGAGACCATGGAGAAGGCGGCCTCATGGGCGTTGAGTCGACTCATGCCCGCGGGGTTGTA belongs to Elusimicrobiota bacterium and includes:
- a CDS encoding mechanosensitive ion channel gives rise to the protein MTKTWRAPLAASLAALLAAPGPVFAGQVAAVLPHAAAPVPAGGTFGVAGLRAQAGLSHGLELGALSGSLRGTSLLVSPTPLVVQTAALVVPTALVPVAVSPVVEAPQTTAPQTAAAPHATAQLEAARSVLDKGTVGEGRTQDPADTKGVWDAFWSRSRFSAAPSDGALTPGADSKPVPLAAAQPAPASKAVVPGPAQEGSQTRGWLRKLAAPLSLAALWGAARFTLPSRLPGFWAKAAPYMSGAGILLAAYAVNGLAQRGVGSLAKRLDWKPGTVTAARLGTSVAVYAVGGAVALHAAGVSTAALLATFGIGGVAMSMAAKDFIGNFLEGVKMLANHPFVVGDRVKIGAQEYTVKDMDLRYLSLARPDGGVTLMTYAQLAEKTVTIFREYAQRGQPGASSLGSLWTSMGRLARGVPRPSLLKASLWTALGLGLAVALPLLPALLPVQALTAWAWLPYAKGAAAMVAAHFLERGAVGFIRRAAEDQGWQPQSAVILKLAVQTGIYLVGGTVALRFFGMTWSALLKSLGATSIAVGWASADLIGNLIQGFWILATHPFAIGDQIEVGAVSGTVADMNLSYVVLEHADMSHTLVPYAVLKASPFTVLSKAPDPAQ
- the typA gene encoding translational GTPase TypA; its protein translation is MSSPKTRRNDLRNIAIIAHVDHGKTTLVDALLKQTGGFKVKADAAQEQVLDSNELERERGITILAKNTSVVYGDVTINIVDTPGHADFGSEVERILKMVDGALLLVDAVEGPMPQTRFVLRKALALGLHPIVVINKMDREHAKPNEALDRVFSLFIDLGATDPQMDFPVVYASGREGWASLTTTPGRDVTPLLDTILKAVPAPAVDPDRPLQMLVTMLDYNNYVGRIGIGRVVNGRIVKGTPVGLIKPTGESFTGKVARLERFYGLERREVDFASAGDVVAVAGLPEIHVGDTVTSAEHPEALPPLEIDEPTLSMEIMVNNSPFAGREGKFVTGRHLRDRLLREKEINVGLRVEALEGEGHFKISGRGELHLSILIETMRREGYELAVARPEVIFKDSPQGLLEPMEYLVVDIPSDYQGTVIESMGRRNAKMVNMAPEGTTRTRLEYEIASRALMGFKSELMTTTRGMGLMHHAFHGYGPKGPDPGLRSQGVFVAKETGRTTGYALASLQEHAQMFLGPGVDVYEGMVVGLADTDNDFVVNPCKAKAMSNMRSKASDEAIDLTPPRIMTLEQSLEFIDDTELVEATPQSIRLRKKIMNASFRKRDDKRREGAAD
- the rsgA gene encoding ribosome small subunit-dependent GTPase A; protein product: MSALAFGGNTRERSPVCVGDRVRVAGDVIVGRCVRRNRLIRSAPNSRDPLLHVIAANIDCLVVVAAAREPDFSAGIVDRFLVAASSQGIAPVLCVNKLDLIKPGAKKAWSHYPAAGVALVECSARSGAGAQELAALLRGKTAAFCGHSGVGKTSLLRRLLGDEGFGRVGELSGTSNMGRHTTSGAVLLPAADGSVWIDTPGIMNFALVDVDRAGLLQHFPELAKAAAGCPEGCLHDAEPGCALAGLPRLRSYRQILGSL
- a CDS encoding RNA-binding protein, with translation MGKKLYVGSLPTGFTDVQLNALFAACGTVASAEVMKEKRTGQSRGFGFVEMSTHEEAQEAIKKFHNSTVGDKQIVVNEAKPMPEKPQRGFRGFDGGGASGYGGRGGGYGGSSDKKGGFGGGMHQKGHDRRGGGGKGGD
- a CDS encoding phosphate acyltransferase: MKFNNFDELVRLVKGRPNRIVSPGAGTPEVIEAIKIADDYGLISGGVLIGDTARIKALAAEARLDLNRFELCDCPDQAQMCKAAVGFIREGKGDILVKGHVDSALYVKAIMSKEARLMLPGTTLSHFALFETARYHKLFGIADSAVLIAPNLERKRKIIQNSVDIMRACGVEKPKVAVICPVEKVNPALPSTVDAAELAKMSQDGRIRNAVVEGPYDLYIALSRKLADQKGVQGGQVPGEADILLLPNLESCNPLYKALNFFAEGVKQGGFVAGAAVPVLLPSRTDPPSTKALSIALASFLKDQKKAEGADHEQPR
- a CDS encoding PaaI family thioesterase, whose translation is MSNPDSGGPSLQERYAPNGTCFGCGPANPDGLRIQSRLSGDAVVAEWRAKPEHEAFPGFLNGGIAGALLDCHSNWAATHHLMVSGKLDAPPCTVTAEYHVRFKRPIPTSGPIILSARVVEAATDRATTEATLEAGGQICATCRGAFVAVKPGHPAYHRW
- the pap gene encoding polyphosphate:AMP phosphotransferase, encoding MFETAEVGNRLEKADYKRQEPKLRTALLEAQRALAGSDFSLVLLIGGVEGAGKTEFTNQLLEWLDARGLAVHAWGDPTDEERERPFFWRFWRILPPKRKAAVLLSSWYSGPIVSRVMKETGQAELDQRLDQVMEFERMLVAEGVLLVKLWFHISKSEQRRRFEKLEADPDARWRVTKQDWRFHKRYDRFREVCEHSLMKTSTGEAPWHIVEATDRRYRNLTAGRLVLEALERRLEESRSAVKPEHKPDHPKPKANSVIRKLDLNLKLDPAAFDKKLERLQNRIGTLTRCLRKKGRSLTLAFEGADAAGKGGAIRRLTQAMDARLFRVDSVAAPSDEERARPYLWRFWRDLPRVGRVTLYDRSWYGRVLVERVEGFALPQEWRRAFAEINAFEEQMAESGIIVRKFWLALTADEQLKRFKDRQVTPYKQYKITEEDWRNRAKWDAYEAAACEMIERTSTEHAPWVLVEANDKRWARIKILQAVADALESEL
- a CDS encoding PorV/PorQ family protein — translated: MRAALLAAALGLSAPALASDNPGTTGAAILQLPMSARAMGMGGAFTAVGTDVSALYYNPAGMSRLNAHEAAFSMVSGQSDSAFDQTVENIAYAGPTPFTGFSGNGYTSVGANLLFAQDGTIEYNQLKSDGSPAGATQRLSAGNDFVGTLGYSERVGSTPIDVGEASYGVNHFMGVSGKYIHSALAGGYSAQAVAADVGYLAHSPEAGLSAGLSMLNMGTKMKFVSEGDPLPLTARCGLAYQFGVPSVHNFIAAADGEYRLYEKQPLADIGLEYFWQKSFGVRMGYQFLRDSLGLTMGFGLRWRGRVVFDYAWGMGGALSDTQRFTFSYRFGGVTPTARARQRQPAQDTSPLQEQLRINEETYPTIELPATRPAPRERPQGVPGWIY